From one Bacteroidota bacterium genomic stretch:
- a CDS encoding PQQ-dependent sugar dehydrogenase, which yields MNHTAEGNSAFGDDGTLLISTGDGASYNVVDVGSNNDTYWVQGLADTIIRPAENVGALRSQLVNCLAGKILRIDPMTGAGIPGNPFYNPADPFEAKSRVWSLGLRNPFRMTILRGSGNADPSAVDPGTLYIGDVGWTLWEDLHTADAPGQNFGWPLYEGIDANSGYQSPNTQNLDAPNPLFGVGGCTRQYFYFKELLKQATLNPAVQFTNPCNSSVLIPSSIPTFFHERPDIDWKHGNQSRTPAFSGFNSTAIDLDNVASPVPGPRFGGNASCGGVWYTSDRFPTTYQNTYFHADYGGSWIRNFSFDGNDKPVSVRNFGTNMGPVIYLNMHPSNGTLMYVVFPSQIRRIRYTASINNPPRAVIQTDTAYGSSPLTVNLNSNLSSDPDNLPLTYFWDFGDGTTSTQANPSHVFTSLNANPQSMWVKLTVTDDIGQTDKDSVRIFLNNTPPQVQITSFNDGDFYSILSPFNLPLQASVTDAEHAEPSLKYKWQTILHHNFHEHFEAIDTNRVTQTYITPETCTETFYFEIILIVTDPEGCQLRFDN from the coding sequence ATGAATCACACAGCGGAGGGCAACTCTGCATTTGGTGACGATGGTACCTTGCTGATTTCAACCGGTGATGGAGCCAGCTATAATGTAGTGGATGTAGGAAGTAATAATGATACGTATTGGGTGCAAGGTTTAGCGGATACTATTATTCGTCCTGCAGAAAATGTAGGGGCATTGCGTTCACAGTTGGTCAATTGTCTGGCCGGAAAAATTCTTCGTATTGATCCCATGACCGGAGCCGGAATTCCCGGAAATCCATTCTACAATCCTGCTGATCCTTTTGAAGCTAAATCAAGAGTTTGGAGCCTTGGATTAAGGAATCCGTTTCGTATGACTATTCTTCGTGGCTCGGGCAATGCTGATCCTTCAGCAGTTGATCCGGGAACACTCTATATAGGTGATGTGGGTTGGACCCTATGGGAGGATTTGCATACTGCTGATGCACCCGGTCAAAATTTTGGCTGGCCACTGTATGAAGGTATAGATGCAAATTCCGGTTACCAATCTCCCAATACTCAAAATCTTGATGCTCCAAATCCACTTTTTGGTGTAGGAGGATGCACACGACAGTATTTTTATTTTAAGGAACTATTAAAGCAAGCTACTTTGAATCCGGCCGTGCAATTCACCAATCCATGCAACAGTTCAGTTTTAATTCCATCCTCTATTCCGACTTTCTTTCATGAACGTCCGGATATTGATTGGAAACACGGAAATCAATCCCGAACTCCGGCTTTTTCAGGATTTAATTCCACCGCGATTGATCTGGATAATGTTGCCAGTCCTGTTCCCGGACCTCGATTTGGTGGCAATGCTTCTTGTGGTGGAGTTTGGTATACTTCTGATCGCTTCCCTACTACTTATCAGAACACCTATTTTCATGCCGACTACGGTGGAAGCTGGATCCGTAATTTCTCCTTCGATGGAAACGATAAGCCGGTGAGTGTCCGGAATTTTGGCACCAATATGGGTCCGGTAATTTATTTGAACATGCACCCTTCCAATGGTACCTTGATGTATGTGGTTTTCCCGTCGCAGATCAGAAGAATTCGTTATACAGCGTCAATAAATAACCCGCCAAGAGCTGTTATTCAAACGGACACTGCATATGGCAGTTCTCCTCTGACCGTGAACCTGAATAGTAATTTATCTTCTGATCCGGATAATCTGCCTCTCACTTATTTCTGGGATTTCGGAGATGGTACAACTTCTACTCAGGCAAATCCTTCGCATGTATTTACATCTCTCAATGCTAACCCTCAGTCCATGTGGGTGAAGTTGACAGTAACTGATGATATCGGTCAAACAGATAAAGACTCGGTGCGAATATTTCTGAATAATACTCCTCCACAAGTGCAAATAACCAGCTTTAATGATGGTGATTTTTATTCCATTCTATCGCCGTTTAATCTTCCCTTACAGGCTTCCGTGACCGATGCTGAACATGCGGAACCAAGTTTAAAGTATAAGTGGCAAACTATTTTGCACCATAACTTCCATGAGCATTTTGAAGCCATTGACACGAATCGCGTCACTCAAACGTATATTACACCCGAAACATGTACGGAGACCTTCTATTTTGAAATTATCCTGATTGTCACTGATCCCGAGGGTTGTCAACTACGGTTCGACAATTAG
- a CDS encoding PKD domain-containing protein — protein sequence MSTTVRQLVYPACGPALANFSANNVAICKNQSVQFTNLSDQSVDYLWSFPGGSPASSTADDPLVTYALPGVYDVTLISSNGVTTDTLLLPGYITVYSIPTASLTPNAAVYFCNNSSVTLDVNSNAANPTYTWYRNGSVVNGAILSSLSANKNGNYKVKVTDASGCSKMSKIANVSRSPNVDLTTSGPLSFCIGDSVVFSAVASNRYAYQWYKGGVIIAGATGRTYSAKTAGKYYVVVTDTVLGCSRFSSKFTVTTPCRLKDMAQVANISISVAPNPVLTKAMITIKNALPGNAVLKIVDISGRIVNAQNISFTSEMEQVFVVPVEELESGIYMVQLMNGSNNPSVRITVAGH from the coding sequence TTGTCAACTACGGTTCGACAATTAGTTTATCCTGCATGTGGTCCTGCATTAGCAAATTTCAGCGCGAATAATGTTGCTATATGTAAGAATCAATCGGTACAGTTCACTAATCTCTCTGATCAGAGTGTGGATTACTTATGGTCATTCCCGGGCGGTTCTCCGGCTTCAAGTACCGCGGATGATCCGCTGGTTACATATGCTTTGCCCGGTGTTTATGACGTGACTTTGATTTCTTCAAATGGTGTCACCACTGATACCTTGCTCCTGCCGGGATATATAACGGTTTACAGTATTCCGACTGCTTCATTAACTCCAAATGCAGCTGTCTATTTCTGTAACAACAGTTCAGTGACTTTGGATGTAAATTCTAATGCGGCCAATCCGACTTATACCTGGTATCGAAATGGATCTGTTGTAAATGGAGCCATTTTAAGTTCTCTGTCAGCAAACAAAAATGGAAACTATAAAGTGAAGGTAACCGATGCTTCCGGTTGTTCTAAAATGTCGAAAATTGCTAATGTCTCAAGATCTCCAAATGTTGATCTTACCACCAGCGGACCGCTTTCATTCTGTATTGGGGATTCTGTAGTGTTTTCTGCAGTAGCCTCTAACCGCTATGCGTATCAATGGTACAAGGGAGGTGTAATTATAGCAGGTGCGACAGGTCGAACCTATTCAGCAAAGACAGCAGGAAAGTATTATGTTGTGGTAACGGATACCGTATTGGGATGCAGCCGCTTTTCGTCGAAGTTTACGGTAACGACTCCCTGTCGTTTGAAAGATATGGCTCAAGTGGCAAATATCAGCATTTCAGTAGCACCCAATCCGGTGTTGACTAAAGCGATGATTACTATCAAAAATGCTCTGCCCGGTAATGCTGTATTAAAAATCGTTGATATCAGTGGTAGAATAGTTAACGCTCAAAACATCTCATTTACTTCCGAAATGGAACAGGTTTTTGTTGTTCCGGTAGAAGAACTGGAGAGTGGTATTTATATGGTTCAGTTGATGAATGGATCTAATAATCCTTCCGTGAGGATCACTGTGGCTGGTCACTAA
- a CDS encoding beta-lactamase family protein: protein MILLLSRKLIDIDAPASKYLRDLRNTDKKNLTIRQLMAHEAGLKAWMPFWMETVDSTGWSSDLYRRMPEKNYTLQVADSLFIVDSYPDSIWKSIVESPLGPQGKYVYSDLGILILQRIIERVSGKELDKYIDDLLIKPIGLHEFGYKPLEWISKDRIIPTEYDSAFRQQLVHGYVHDPAAALMNGVGGHAGIFSSAQSLAVIMQMLLNNGEYGGKRFIKKETVRKFTSKAFPESANRRGLVFDRSDVSLGENGPTAMSSSSFTFGHAGFTGTCAWADPQNGLVYIFLSNRVHPSASNNKLAKSNLRTAIMQVVYDALSH, encoded by the coding sequence ATGATATTGCTTCTATCACGAAAATTGATCGATATCGATGCGCCTGCTTCTAAATATTTACGTGATCTTAGAAATACAGATAAGAAAAATTTAACCATACGGCAGTTGATGGCTCATGAAGCAGGACTGAAAGCATGGATGCCTTTTTGGATGGAAACAGTGGACTCTACCGGTTGGTCTAGTGATTTGTACCGGAGAATGCCTGAGAAAAATTACACCTTGCAGGTAGCGGATAGTTTGTTTATTGTTGATTCTTATCCCGATTCCATCTGGAAATCCATAGTGGAATCACCGCTCGGACCGCAGGGGAAATATGTTTACTCCGACTTGGGTATCCTCATTCTTCAACGGATTATTGAAAGAGTATCAGGAAAAGAACTCGATAAGTATATAGATGATTTATTGATTAAGCCGATTGGTCTGCATGAATTTGGATATAAACCACTCGAATGGATTTCTAAAGATCGAATCATTCCAACAGAGTATGATTCCGCATTTCGACAGCAATTGGTGCATGGATATGTTCATGATCCTGCTGCTGCCTTAATGAATGGAGTAGGAGGGCATGCCGGAATATTTAGTAGTGCCCAATCCCTCGCGGTAATTATGCAGATGTTATTGAATAACGGTGAGTATGGTGGAAAGCGATTTATTAAGAAGGAAACGGTAAGAAAGTTTACTTCGAAGGCTTTTCCTGAGAGTGCAAACAGACGCGGTTTGGTTTTTGACCGGTCGGATGTTTCATTGGGCGAAAATGGTCCGACAGCCATGTCTTCCTCTTCATTCACTTTCGGACATGCCGGATTTACAGGTACCTGTGCATGGGCTGATCCTCAAAACGGACTCGTGTATATTTTCCTTTCAAATAGGGTACATCCCTCTGCCTCAAATAATAAACTGGCCAAATCAAACCTTCGGACAGCCATTATGCAGGTCGTTTATGACGCGCTCTCACATTAA
- a CDS encoding translation initiation factor, whose translation MSKKKTSTGGLVYSTNPDFKLEKEVVSTSSIAPSQQDLKIWLERKGGGKVVTCIRGFVGKNEEMEDLAKMLKSKCGVGGTAKDWEILIQGDHREKVLTILLEKGYKAKKAGG comes from the coding sequence ATGAGTAAGAAAAAAACTTCAACCGGCGGACTTGTCTATTCTACGAATCCCGATTTTAAATTAGAGAAAGAGGTTGTATCCACTTCTTCCATTGCCCCATCACAGCAGGATTTGAAAATCTGGTTAGAGCGTAAAGGCGGAGGAAAAGTGGTGACCTGTATACGTGGCTTTGTCGGCAAAAATGAGGAGATGGAAGATCTGGCGAAAATGTTAAAATCCAAATGTGGTGTGGGGGGAACAGCCAAGGATTGGGAAATTCTCATTCAGGGCGATCACCGCGAAAAGGTGTTGACCATTTTATTGGAGAAAGGTTATAAAGCAAAAAAAGCAGGAGGATAA
- a CDS encoding TonB-dependent receptor — MAMGIKGTTGKINDQLDEWQYRDSADYSVPHPNDQPGQPADPNLQIVLNGVVKNKISLTSNRFSAYLQNTWNLDRTVFTIGIRGTYWDLNEELNISPRASVSFRPKWNKRLAFRAATGIYYQPPFYRELRNLEGQINKDIESQQSIHFVLGSDYQFLAWGREFKLTSEVYYKKMNNLIPYKLDNTRIRYLAKNNADGYATGLDLRVNGEFVSGIESWVSLGYLKTAEDLNDDEYYRYFNSEGEEIVPGFTFNNIVTDSLKVVPGDIPRPTDQRLTFSMFFQDYLPKFPTVRMHLNLIFGTGLPFGPPGKDRYKDFLRGPSYRRVDIGFSKIAIDEDQENKSRLPVVRNLKSLIFSLEVFNLLQVSNTISYTWITDVSGRQYGIPNYLTSRLLNFKVQAKF, encoded by the coding sequence ATGGCAATGGGGATTAAAGGCACAACAGGAAAAATCAATGATCAATTGGATGAATGGCAATATCGTGATTCAGCTGATTATTCTGTTCCTCATCCTAATGATCAACCCGGGCAACCCGCAGATCCGAATCTCCAAATCGTGTTGAATGGTGTCGTAAAAAATAAAATCAGTTTAACTTCCAATCGCTTTAGTGCCTATCTCCAAAACACCTGGAATCTTGACAGAACGGTTTTCACCATCGGTATCAGAGGTACTTACTGGGATCTGAATGAAGAGTTAAACATCAGTCCGCGCGCTTCAGTTTCCTTCCGTCCGAAATGGAACAAGCGACTTGCATTCAGAGCAGCCACCGGTATCTATTATCAGCCTCCCTTTTACAGAGAGCTGCGCAATCTGGAAGGACAGATAAACAAGGACATCGAATCGCAGCAATCCATTCATTTCGTTTTGGGCAGTGATTACCAGTTTTTGGCCTGGGGGAGAGAGTTTAAGCTGACCAGCGAAGTGTATTATAAAAAGATGAACAATCTTATTCCCTACAAGCTGGACAATACCCGGATCCGTTACCTTGCTAAAAACAATGCTGACGGCTATGCGACAGGGTTAGATTTAAGAGTGAACGGTGAATTTGTAAGCGGTATTGAATCGTGGGTTTCACTGGGCTATCTGAAAACTGCCGAAGACCTGAATGACGATGAATATTATAGATATTTTAATTCCGAAGGAGAAGAAATTGTTCCCGGATTCACATTTAATAATATTGTCACCGATAGTCTTAAAGTAGTGCCGGGAGATATTCCACGACCCACCGATCAGCGGCTTACCTTCAGTATGTTCTTTCAGGATTATCTTCCGAAATTCCCAACTGTGCGTATGCACCTGAATTTGATTTTCGGAACAGGTCTACCCTTTGGACCTCCGGGAAAGGATCGCTATAAAGATTTTCTTCGAGGCCCTTCTTACCGTCGTGTTGATATCGGCTTCTCAAAAATTGCTATTGATGAGGATCAGGAAAATAAATCACGTCTCCCGGTCGTACGGAACTTAAAGTCACTTATTTTTAGTCTTGAAGTATTTAATTTATTACAAGTGAGCAACACCATATCCTATACCTGGATTACTGATGTTTCAGGACGACAATATGGTATTCCCAACTATCTCACCTCCCGATTGCTAAATTTCAAGGTACAGGCTAAATTTTAA
- a CDS encoding carboxypeptidase-like regulatory domain-containing protein, protein MRELKALFFSVLLLFVFTTDMSAQDALLRGVVKDSSGKAIEAVSVSVNGEPGGSITDQQGKYEIKLAPYRDLLIIYSFIGYATERRMIRMNPGEERILNIQLKSTSRDLGTVNIEAERPGDITVIRIEPRTIEQLPNISGNFESFLKTMPGVVSNNELSSTYSVRGGSFDENIVYVNDIEIYRPFLVRAGQQEGLSFINPDLVSEINFSAGGFSAMYGDKMSSVLDIKYRTPKKFAGSAYASLQGAGLHLEGASKNEKFTWLTGSATGPINLY, encoded by the coding sequence GTGAGAGAATTGAAAGCACTCTTCTTTTCAGTTCTCCTTCTGTTTGTTTTTACAACAGATATGTCTGCTCAGGATGCTTTATTGCGTGGTGTGGTTAAAGATTCTTCAGGCAAGGCCATTGAAGCTGTTTCTGTCTCAGTTAATGGAGAACCCGGTGGGAGCATCACTGACCAGCAAGGAAAATATGAAATCAAACTGGCGCCCTATCGCGATTTGCTGATCATTTATTCTTTTATCGGGTACGCTACGGAAAGGAGAATGATTCGAATGAATCCCGGAGAGGAGCGTATCTTAAATATTCAACTAAAAAGTACCTCACGCGACTTAGGCACTGTCAATATTGAAGCTGAAAGGCCGGGTGATATTACGGTGATTCGAATAGAGCCACGAACCATAGAACAGTTGCCTAATATCTCCGGAAACTTCGAGAGTTTTTTGAAAACCATGCCCGGTGTAGTTTCAAACAATGAACTCTCCTCTACTTATTCTGTTCGTGGTGGAAGTTTTGATGAGAATATCGTTTATGTGAATGATATTGAAATTTATCGTCCATTTTTAGTTCGTGCCGGACAGCAGGAAGGATTGAGTTTCATAAATCCCGATTTGGTTTCAGAAATTAATTTCAGTGCCGGTGGCTTCAGTGCGATGTACGGCGATAAAATGAGTTCTGTACTGGATATCAAATACCGGACACCTAAAAAATTTGCAGGAAGTGCCTATGCCAGTCTTCAAGGTGCCGGTTTACATCTGGAAGGTGCGAGCAAGAATGAAAAATTTACATGGCTAACTGGTTCCGCCACAGGTCCAATCAATTTGTATTAA
- a CDS encoding carboxypeptidase-like regulatory domain-containing protein — protein sequence MISIQKLVIATIFLILTGFSEMKAQKKTIDEKLLIQFSGAVVSADSLQPIPFTSVIIRNARRGTITDYYGFFSFVAMKGDTIDFQYIGYKSATYILPDTLDDKYYSIIQLLSRDTINLREATVYPWPSRDEFKRAFLELKLPGDDLKRAQRNFELASMKEIQDQVPFDGSINYKMALQQRQTQLYTAGQYPSITLLNPLAWASFIQAWKDGAFKKKDAKRP from the coding sequence ATGATATCAATTCAGAAACTAGTAATAGCCACCATCTTCCTTATCCTCACAGGATTCAGCGAGATGAAAGCTCAGAAAAAAACAATTGACGAAAAACTGCTCATCCAGTTTTCCGGGGCAGTAGTGAGTGCGGATTCGCTCCAGCCCATCCCGTTTACAAGTGTCATAATCAGAAATGCGAGAAGAGGAACAATCACTGATTATTACGGATTCTTTTCCTTCGTAGCAATGAAAGGGGATACCATCGATTTTCAATACATCGGTTATAAGTCGGCAACCTATATTTTACCGGACACGTTGGATGATAAATATTATTCCATCATTCAACTCTTATCCCGAGACACTATCAATCTGAGAGAAGCAACAGTTTATCCCTGGCCCAGTAGGGATGAATTCAAGCGGGCGTTTCTGGAATTGAAGCTTCCCGGCGATGATTTGAAGCGGGCTCAGCGTAATTTTGAATTGGCTTCTATGAAAGAAATACAGGATCAGGTTCCTTTTGATGGAAGTATAAATTATAAAATGGCATTGCAGCAACGTCAAACACAATTGTATACAGCCGGTCAATATCCTTCTATTACATTGTTAAATCCATTAGCCTGGGCTTCCTTTATTCAAGCATGGAAAGATGGGGCTTTTAAAAAGAAAGACGCGAAAAGACCGTGA